The sequence GGAGCCAGTGGTTTGGCTGAAGATACTTATGAGATTTCCAATACCATAGTATGTTGAATATGTCATCTACGATACCTGATTGAACACATGGTTAACCGAAAAGAATAAATACAGGTAATAGTGATTTTGTCAGGAAATAATGTTACAAACAGGTAGCATTAAGAAGAACCAATAAATAGAAAGACAAGCAGCATAAGACCTGGTTCAGTGTAATAGCATTGTAATCTATACTTGTGTGCTCTTGTTAAGAGAAAGCTGCAACATCATTACATGAAGTAACATAAATATAGGAATATAATAACTGCCAGGGAAAAAAactgaaagaaaagaaatcaaaaggatGATACCTATATCCAAAATCTCGATTAATGTAATGCCGTTGAAATGAACTTCCATCATATCCATGTAGTATAGAAAAATTTTCTGTCTGCAAATTAGACAAAATAGCCATTCAAGTCTCAAATAATGCTAGTATTGTTGACACACAATCTAAACAGCCCTTTGCATTCTTTTCCACCCGGACAAGAGCATGCAtataattttttgcaatattgaGGGCTGATTTTCAAATCTATTTGACACGTCAAGTTTGGATCAGGAAATTTGGAGTGCATATTGCTTGCTTTCAATGAAAATCTTTTAGATCATAGTTAATCCCAGAAGCTAttacccaccaaaaaaaaggggaagaagACTGGAGTGCAATTGAATtggaaaaagaattaaaaccaaaagaaaaatgaaattaaaagaagaagaagaagaagaagaagaagaagaagaagaaatctaacTGGCATGTAGTAGAATTGTAAGAACAGTAGAAAAAAACTGAACCTTGCACAGAGGACATTTTACAGAAGTAGGTGGGCTAGAGTGCTTGCGTGCAACCACTTTGGTCCACTGTACAATGCAATTGTAACAAAACTTATCTGAAACACAAAAATGGAATGACTAGGcttaataaataactaaatatgatTTACAGCAGTAAATTCATTATTCCAAAAGGaaattaccaaaaacaaaaaccatcaTGTGTTAATTCCCTGCACAATTGGAAAATTTATATATAGCATTCTAACTTCTTGAGCCGTATGCAacacaataaagaaaaatacatatatatggGAAAGGTGTTcaaaataactttatttatttttaatatgtaataGAATTTCATTAAGAGAATCAACCTCTCTAAAACAAATTGGGGGGAAAGGCTGCCTACATGACCTCTCCTAGGCCTCAAAAAAAGTTGTAGCTTTGGGCACTAGGTACACCTACATCCATGTAATagaatttcatttaaaaagtgCAAAATTAAGTGCTATCCTAGTACATGAGGTCTATATAAAAGAATAGTGAGGAAAACGAAAAGGaccaaagaaagagagattaaCATCTAAAAAATAGGTCCAAGAAGTTAGTCATGGAGAAATTGGAAGAATTGGAAGTACACTTGTATATTGTCTTGAGATAGAGAAACTTGAGATGTGGCATGGATAACTCCTTTCCCTTGAAAGTATGTCTATCtttccaaagacaccacatgaTACATGACAGAGTTGTAGCCCAAATATCCAAATATTCCCAAATTCCCTTTCCAAGAAGCCAACAATAAATTGTAAACAGTCACAATTCTACAGAGATGCATGTATCTACCCTACCCTAGGCTCCCAAATGCTTATGTTCTTTAGTTTATTGAGATTTTCCCATGTCCCTAGTACACTGCCTGTGAACATGCATGctattttcatttcaaaaaaacttatattactTCTATAGATATATATGTAAAGCTTACTGAGATTTTCCCAACAACACCACTGCCACAGAATACAAACAGACTTGCATATAACTATCCTTGTTACAATAAGCAAGTAATAACTTATGCTCAGAAAGAATAATTGGAGAATAGTTAAAATCCTGCCAAGAATATATTAGCCATCCCACCCTAGTTTCCCGAGTGCTTATTTTCTCTAGCAccaaatttttcttcaaatcagTTTGGAGGAAAATTCTTCCAAACCGTTAGATTTCAAATGAGCAAAATGGCAAAACCCCCACCCCCATCAGCACCACACTCACAAAACGGCTGCAAACGTATCACCATAAAAAAACAGGTAATGTTTTCCTAGTCTTCAATACTTACCATTACATGTCTCAATGGACAATTGGCTgttcttagtttcttttcaaTAAGAAAGCTTTCAAACTATGTAAATCATAAAACTTATATGCTATAAAGAGAGGGGATTACATACTATATAGATTATAGCTTTTGAGAATGAATCTATCATCTTAGTATTGTTTCAATGACTCTCAATTTCATGAAACTACACTGATTATTTCATCACACAATTCTTTCACCTGGGAAAAAAGAAACTGCAACAGACAattaaacttaaacaaaaattttagatcatatttcatataaaccaaatttcaacaaaataattgaaaagaCAACGAGAAAGCTCAAAAGGGTTTCTTTATATCACAATTGGCAAGGTTTTGGAGAAACCCAACTCATGAAATCgaacaaagaaaggaaaaaagaacaGCCTTTAGCTTATAACACTGATAACAAAGAAAATCGATGCTCCATTTGATTGCCAAGTAAACCCAAATTTCCAATCtttgtaaaattttcacaatttggaAACTAACATGACAGGGAATGCAAAAAGTgccaaaacaccaaaatgttttcttttccttttagtaattttctcggcaaccaaacacaGACACAGAGGTAGAGAAGAAACGTACGGAAACATTTGTCAAGATAGGAATCTTGAAGGATGGGTCCGAGGCAGATGGGACATGGGTTGGAGGGGTCCCCTGAAGCGTGAGAGTTGCTCTTGTTGGCCTCCTGGTtcattgtttgtgtttttttttttcagtgccAAAGCTACAAAGTACGAAGTACAATCTTTTAGCAAACCCATATATGTATTTGGAAAAAAGGGACACAATTACTAGGGGTTACTtgtccaaaaaaggaaaaaaaatcacgtGAGTTAAACATGATCAGCACGTGGGATAGTCAACTGGATTCGAAGTTGTTAGATTAGTTCATGAATAGATATGGAATTGGTTTGGGGAAGATTTGTAACAAAA comes from Castanea sativa cultivar Marrone di Chiusa Pesio chromosome 3, ASM4071231v1 and encodes:
- the LOC142629524 gene encoding uncharacterized protein LOC142629524, whose product is MNQEANKSNSHASGDPSNPCPICLGPILQDSYLDKCFHKFCYNCIVQWTKVVARKHSSPPTSVKCPLCKTENFSILHGYDGSSFQRHYINRDFGYSFLLTRAHKYRLQCYYTEPGIVDDIFNILWYWKSHKYLQPNHWLQSWLRREIQALIQEEDVDIILHHILGVIVTSLTRNDQKYHLKRPETKQEEFKALVSDAARRFLGARTDRFVNEVELFLASGLNIEAYDAVYMQRLGWSYPGVTSEASEGAAIEQTPLIPYLYIFDEDSDGPD